A DNA window from Paenibacillus sp. HWE-109 contains the following coding sequences:
- a CDS encoding acyl-CoA thioesterase → MEAKPARLSRTILTEIILPADTNYHNTVFGGRVMQYIDKVATIASMRHCRRGVVTASSDSLDFFAPVKLGEAIQLEAFVTWTHRSSMEVFVKVESENLLTGEKKRTATSYLTFVALDEHGQPCPVPAIIAETDEEKRLFETAETRFAARKLRKEERNANL, encoded by the coding sequence GTGGAAGCCAAACCAGCAAGACTCTCCAGAACAATATTGACGGAAATTATTTTGCCGGCAGATACGAATTATCATAATACTGTATTTGGTGGCCGTGTGATGCAATATATCGATAAAGTTGCCACGATTGCTTCCATGCGCCACTGCCGCAGAGGTGTCGTTACCGCCTCCAGTGACAGCTTGGATTTCTTTGCCCCCGTTAAACTGGGAGAAGCGATTCAGCTTGAGGCCTTCGTTACGTGGACACATCGCAGCTCCATGGAAGTATTCGTGAAAGTGGAATCCGAGAATTTGCTGACAGGTGAGAAAAAGCGCACGGCGACTTCCTATTTGACCTTTGTCGCCTTGGATGAGCATGGACAGCCTTGTCCAGTGCCTGCGATCATCGCTGAGACGGATGAAGAAAAGCGTCTGTTTGAAACAGCAGAAACAAGGTTTGCTGCCCGTAAGCTTCGCAAAGAGGAACGGAATGCGAATTTGTAA
- the purT gene encoding formate-dependent phosphoribosylglycinamide formyltransferase: MYGAPLSNKAKKIMLLGSGELGKEVVIEAQRLGIETIAVDRYANAPAMQVAHRSHVINMLDGEQLRALIEQERPDLIVPEIEAIATPILVELEKEGYRVIPTATASRLTMDREGIRRLASETLELRTAKYAFANSLEELHAAVAEIGTPCVIKPIMSSSGKGQSVCRTPEHIEQSWNIAMEGGRAKNARVIVEEFIHFESEITLLTVRSVSGTTYCEPIGHIQKEGDYIESWQPHAMTEQQILDAQHMAKTITDALGGYGIYGVELFLTQDGVYFSEVSPRPHDTGMVTMATQDLSEFALHARAILGLPITGIRLLTPGASYTLKADREQVAYTISGLEEALSVPNTQVRVFGKPETKVGRRMAVALSSGSTVEEARSLAKQAAGKLTLNYE, encoded by the coding sequence ATGTACGGAGCTCCGTTATCGAATAAGGCTAAGAAAATCATGCTATTAGGTTCAGGAGAACTAGGCAAAGAAGTGGTGATTGAAGCACAGCGCCTCGGCATTGAAACGATTGCCGTCGACCGCTACGCGAATGCGCCAGCCATGCAGGTTGCACATCGCAGTCATGTGATCAATATGCTTGATGGAGAGCAGTTGAGAGCATTAATCGAACAAGAACGACCTGATCTTATTGTCCCGGAAATTGAAGCGATCGCAACACCTATTCTTGTTGAACTTGAAAAGGAAGGCTATCGCGTTATTCCTACGGCAACGGCATCCCGCTTGACCATGGATCGTGAAGGGATCCGTCGTCTAGCTTCCGAAACACTGGAACTGCGAACAGCCAAGTATGCTTTTGCCAACAGTTTGGAAGAACTCCATGCGGCTGTTGCTGAAATCGGCACTCCTTGCGTGATCAAACCAATTATGAGCTCTTCCGGCAAAGGACAAAGCGTCTGTCGAACTCCGGAACATATTGAACAATCGTGGAACATCGCCATGGAAGGCGGACGTGCCAAGAACGCTCGCGTGATTGTGGAAGAATTCATTCATTTCGAATCGGAAATCACACTGCTAACCGTTCGTTCCGTCTCAGGAACTACCTATTGCGAACCTATTGGCCATATCCAAAAAGAGGGAGATTACATCGAGTCTTGGCAGCCTCACGCCATGACAGAGCAGCAGATTCTAGACGCTCAGCATATGGCCAAAACGATTACCGATGCGCTCGGTGGTTATGGCATTTATGGGGTTGAATTATTTTTAACCCAAGATGGCGTTTATTTCAGCGAAGTTTCGCCTCGGCCGCATGATACGGGAATGGTCACCATGGCAACGCAGGATTTGAGCGAATTTGCGCTGCATGCCAGAGCTATTCTTGGTTTGCCTATTACAGGAATTCGCTTATTAACACCAGGAGCCAGCTATACCCTCAAAGCAGATCGTGAGCAGGTGGCCTATACGATCAGCGGACTCGAAGAAGCGTTATCCGTTCCTAATACGCAAGTTCGTGTATTTGGCAAGCCGGAAACGAAAGTCGGCCGTCGAATGGCTGTCGCGCTCAGCAGCGGCAGTACGGTGGAAGAAGCGCGCAGCCTTGCTAAGCAAGCAGCAGGGAAGCTGACTTTGAACTACGAATAG
- a CDS encoding ABC transporter ATP-binding protein gives MHIEVKNLNKHFGQFHAIKDVNFSITKGHLVGLIGPSGGGKTSILRMLSGLESPTAGDIYFDGKLATHLPVQERGIGFVFQSYALFKHMTVFDNVAYGLKVLKKPKDFIQDRVTYLLKLMGLAGSERKYPHQLSGGQRQRVAFARALAPEPQLLLLDEPFAAIDAKIRKELRVWLRNLIDEFKVTTLFVTHDQDEAIEVADEIILVQGGKIEQQGSPWEIYTKPASSFVASFIGESNIISQYTPLIGFPYLQEVQQDGHWLPDVNVMIRPESIEVRSRDVSHLATAGEKGTVTHIHFRGDSWYLEIDTGSLKLFAYQSVKEKIYQPGDEVNILIHQISVFTKTENKVIENQAKQDPLPVFI, from the coding sequence ATGCACATCGAGGTCAAAAACTTAAACAAACATTTCGGACAATTTCATGCCATCAAAGATGTTAATTTCAGCATTACCAAAGGCCATCTCGTCGGCTTGATCGGACCTAGCGGCGGCGGTAAAACGTCCATTCTTCGCATGTTGTCCGGTCTTGAGTCTCCTACCGCTGGCGATATTTATTTCGATGGCAAACTTGCCACTCATCTTCCCGTTCAAGAACGAGGTATTGGTTTTGTTTTTCAGAGTTATGCTCTTTTCAAGCATATGACCGTCTTTGATAATGTAGCTTATGGGCTTAAAGTTCTGAAAAAACCAAAAGATTTCATCCAAGATCGGGTCACTTATTTGCTAAAACTTATGGGTCTTGCTGGCAGTGAGCGCAAATATCCGCATCAGCTTTCCGGTGGACAGCGTCAGCGCGTTGCTTTTGCCAGAGCGCTTGCGCCTGAACCTCAGCTGCTCCTGCTCGATGAACCGTTCGCTGCGATTGATGCCAAAATCCGCAAGGAGCTGCGCGTTTGGCTGCGCAACCTCATTGATGAATTTAAAGTAACGACATTGTTCGTTACCCATGATCAGGATGAAGCGATCGAAGTTGCTGACGAGATCATTCTCGTTCAAGGCGGCAAGATCGAACAACAAGGCAGCCCATGGGAAATTTACACGAAGCCTGCTTCTTCCTTCGTAGCTTCCTTTATCGGTGAATCCAACATTATCTCGCAATATACCCCTCTCATTGGCTTCCCATATCTGCAAGAAGTACAGCAAGATGGCCATTGGCTGCCAGATGTTAATGTGATGATTCGTCCCGAATCCATCGAAGTCCGCTCCCGCGATGTAAGCCATTTGGCAACTGCCGGAGAAAAAGGAACAGTAACTCACATTCATTTCCGCGGAGATTCATGGTATTTGGAGATTGATACTGGTTCCCTCAAACTATTTGCTTATCAATCTGTGAAAGAAAAGATTTATCAACCTGGTGATGAAGTTAATATTCTTATCCATCAGATTTCTGTCTTCACCAAAACCGAGAACAAAGTCATTGAAAATCAGGCGAAACAAGATCCGCTGCCTGTTTTTATATAA
- a CDS encoding vWA domain-containing protein, translating to MLQMQLVDLARMFTKRKEVEVESAFHADYEEEAARIKVSQFWWDYPPIDKSAGMKSDVYLRGIGSAWFTGAEAVKAYLQFCQQAKYPKLANSLFALCEDMRLERICRVRRPGTARVFAHRHRILSAYFQHKLKTHLNKKEFADAVVLFTYGWFTGVDWKLAEADEVSTRMVKLYPLLEQMEEAQHTAEVAACCEAMLDSLSVWLDGDAVAAYFWTQRGSGVAEPLPAGYKGELKRAKRLANEDVLPELEGERQLSGQERLPTWHRETSDRSPGLLRFELERGSRTAAQGSAPREGDAADQALAIAQGRSLRAQRTGAASGRRESLAVPAAAGHGAGAVAAYATATWLAPGRSTAAQEAAYRRLSERAAPLAKPLQRAIRRTLEQKRIAPRGDRLFGRLDKRLTRAFTQEMPRLFYKKRAPVPQLDAAFSLLVDCSASMYDKMDETKLGLVLFHETLHTLRIPHEIVGFWEDADRVTDEEAPNLFQVAVDFSSSLTSGSGAALMQLEPQQDNRDGFAIRQMTERLLRRTERQRILIVFSDGEPSAANYNDIGILDTYEAVMNARRLGIEVISIFLASGVIHETQRIMMRNMYGRSSIVVPHVDELHEQLVPILRKLLLKSIF from the coding sequence ATGCTGCAGATGCAGCTTGTAGATTTGGCGAGGATGTTTACCAAGCGTAAAGAGGTTGAGGTGGAATCAGCTTTCCATGCGGATTATGAGGAAGAAGCCGCGCGTATCAAGGTGAGTCAATTTTGGTGGGATTATCCGCCAATTGATAAATCTGCTGGCATGAAAAGCGATGTTTACTTGCGCGGTATTGGCAGTGCCTGGTTTACAGGAGCAGAGGCTGTCAAAGCGTATTTACAATTCTGCCAGCAAGCGAAGTATCCTAAACTCGCGAACAGTCTCTTCGCACTCTGTGAAGACATGCGCTTGGAGCGTATATGCCGAGTTCGGCGACCGGGAACTGCACGCGTTTTTGCTCATCGGCATCGGATTCTAAGCGCTTATTTTCAGCATAAGTTGAAGACACATTTGAACAAAAAAGAGTTCGCTGACGCTGTTGTGCTATTTACTTATGGCTGGTTTACAGGAGTAGATTGGAAACTCGCTGAGGCAGATGAAGTGAGCACTCGAATGGTCAAGTTATATCCTTTGCTGGAGCAAATGGAAGAAGCGCAACATACGGCAGAAGTTGCAGCTTGCTGCGAGGCGATGTTGGACTCGCTGAGTGTTTGGCTCGACGGTGACGCTGTGGCCGCTTACTTCTGGACACAGCGCGGCAGCGGCGTGGCGGAGCCGCTGCCTGCGGGCTACAAGGGCGAGCTCAAGCGCGCGAAGCGGCTCGCCAATGAGGATGTGCTCCCCGAGTTGGAGGGGGAGCGTCAATTATCGGGCCAGGAGCGGCTGCCGACCTGGCACCGCGAGACCAGCGACCGCAGCCCGGGGCTGCTGCGGTTCGAGCTGGAGCGCGGCTCACGCACCGCCGCGCAAGGGTCTGCGCCCCGCGAGGGCGACGCAGCCGACCAGGCGCTCGCCATCGCCCAGGGGCGATCGCTGCGCGCCCAGCGCACCGGCGCCGCCTCCGGCCGGCGCGAGAGCCTTGCCGTGCCCGCTGCCGCGGGGCACGGGGCGGGCGCTGTCGCCGCGTACGCGACGGCGACGTGGCTAGCGCCAGGGCGGTCCACTGCTGCGCAGGAGGCCGCCTACAGGCGCCTGAGCGAGCGCGCAGCGCCGCTCGCGAAGCCTTTGCAGCGTGCGATCCGGCGCACGCTGGAGCAGAAGCGGATCGCCCCGCGCGGCGATCGCTTATTCGGGCGGCTCGACAAGCGTCTGACGCGAGCCTTCACGCAAGAGATGCCGCGCCTCTTCTACAAGAAGCGCGCGCCGGTTCCGCAGCTCGACGCCGCGTTCTCGCTGCTCGTCGACTGCTCCGCGTCCATGTACGACAAAATGGACGAAACCAAGCTAGGTCTCGTGCTGTTTCACGAGACCCTGCATACCCTGCGAATCCCGCATGAAATCGTGGGCTTCTGGGAGGACGCGGACCGTGTTACCGACGAGGAGGCGCCGAACCTGTTCCAGGTAGCCGTTGACTTCTCCTCTTCGCTCACGTCCGGCAGCGGGGCAGCTCTGATGCAGCTGGAGCCGCAGCAGGACAATCGCGACGGCTTCGCAATCCGTCAGATGACCGAGCGGCTGCTGCGCCGCACAGAGCGGCAGCGCATCCTCATCGTCTTCTCGGATGGGGAGCCTTCGGCAGCCAATTATAACGATATCGGCATTCTCGATACCTATGAGGCCGTGATGAATGCGAGGCGCCTAGGCATTGAGGTCATTAGTATTTTTCTGGCGAGTGGGGTTATTCACGAAACACAGCGGATTATGATGCGAAATATGTATGGACGCAGCAGCATTGTCGTCCCTCATGTTGATGAGCTGCATGAGCAATTAGTGCCGATTTTGCGTAAACTTCTGCTGAAATCTATCTTTTAA
- a CDS encoding alpha/beta hydrolase family protein has translation MEHAITIKSEDVELAATLHYPTNQTVPAKADCQRWPLIIICHGFIGSRIGVDRLFVKAAREFSSQGYLVLRFDYGGCGESTGDYGAGGLDVLIEQTRSVIDYALTIDCVDLSRVILVGHSLGGATAVLTAAKDSRIKTLVLWSAVAHPHNDIVRIVGKSDYEKLPLGGAIDHHGYLLTSRFFDSLSQHQPFEQLRKFNGDVLVMHGTADDTVPVDYAPLYQKMFWLRNEGQCEIDLIFQADHTYSTNGSTKELFEKTGNWLTFLHKQKNDWNDWTI, from the coding sequence ATGGAGCACGCAATCACAATTAAAAGCGAAGACGTCGAATTGGCCGCAACGCTGCATTACCCGACGAATCAAACAGTCCCTGCCAAAGCAGACTGTCAACGTTGGCCGCTTATCATCATCTGTCACGGTTTTATCGGGAGCCGGATAGGGGTGGATCGGCTGTTTGTGAAAGCAGCTCGTGAGTTTAGCTCGCAAGGATATTTGGTCCTGCGTTTTGATTATGGCGGATGCGGGGAAAGCACAGGCGACTATGGCGCGGGCGGACTTGATGTGCTTATCGAGCAAACACGAAGTGTCATTGATTATGCACTGACCATTGATTGTGTGGATCTAAGCCGGGTTATTCTGGTCGGTCACAGCTTAGGTGGTGCAACGGCCGTGCTGACAGCAGCTAAGGATAGCCGGATCAAAACGCTTGTCCTCTGGTCAGCTGTAGCTCACCCGCACAACGATATTGTAAGGATCGTAGGCAAGAGTGACTACGAGAAACTGCCGCTTGGAGGAGCAATTGATCATCATGGCTACTTGCTGACAAGTCGATTCTTTGATTCGTTGTCACAGCATCAACCCTTCGAGCAGCTGCGCAAATTTAATGGTGATGTTCTGGTCATGCATGGAACTGCAGATGATACGGTACCCGTTGATTACGCGCCGTTATATCAGAAAATGTTCTGGCTGAGAAATGAAGGTCAATGCGAAATAGATTTGATTTTTCAAGCGGATCATACGTACTCAACGAATGGTTCAACCAAAGAACTATTTGAAAAAACAGGAAATTGGTTAACCTTTCTTCACAAACAAAAAAATGATTGGAACGACTGGACGATATAA
- a CDS encoding alpha/beta fold hydrolase has product MLKQYFHWNDAQMNKHYVYEWLPDEANAIKAIVQIAHGMSETAARYERLAETLTEQGYAVYANDHLGHGLTAGVPENVGKFGKDCFHSMAANMGGITEQIRLRHAKDIPLYVLGHSMGSFLTQSYMVTYVNENPEHVQGIILSGTNGKEGPVLQVGIVVASLEAAIRGDHHRSKLLTNLSFGAFNKRFAPNRTESDWLSRDAEEVDRYVDDPYCGVIFTSGYFRDFFKGLKEIHQPSHVSRIRKDLPIFVFSGEEDPVGGHGKGVRRLLAMYQAIGLQKVSSKLYPGGRHEMLNEVNREEVMSDISEWLNRQVAALRRGNDSTMKQR; this is encoded by the coding sequence ATGCTGAAGCAATATTTCCATTGGAACGATGCACAGATGAACAAACACTATGTCTATGAATGGTTGCCGGATGAGGCGAATGCTATAAAAGCAATTGTGCAAATTGCACATGGGATGTCGGAGACTGCGGCCAGATATGAAAGATTAGCAGAAACATTGACGGAGCAAGGATATGCCGTTTATGCGAATGATCATCTCGGTCACGGATTAACGGCTGGAGTACCCGAGAATGTCGGTAAATTTGGCAAGGATTGCTTTCACAGCATGGCAGCCAATATGGGCGGCATCACGGAGCAAATCCGGCTTCGCCATGCAAAGGATATTCCATTGTATGTATTGGGGCACAGCATGGGTTCTTTTCTGACCCAGTCTTACATGGTTACTTATGTAAATGAGAATCCGGAACATGTTCAAGGCATCATTTTGTCTGGGACTAACGGCAAGGAAGGACCTGTTCTGCAAGTTGGCATCGTTGTGGCAAGCCTAGAAGCGGCTATTCGCGGCGATCATCATCGCAGCAAGCTGCTGACTAATTTATCCTTCGGAGCCTTCAATAAACGATTCGCTCCGAACCGAACGGAGTCTGACTGGCTTAGCCGTGATGCTGAGGAAGTAGATAGGTATGTGGACGATCCTTATTGTGGGGTGATCTTCACGTCCGGTTATTTCCGTGACTTCTTCAAAGGATTGAAAGAGATTCATCAACCCTCGCATGTAAGCCGAATTCGTAAAGATTTGCCGATTTTCGTTTTCTCCGGTGAGGAAGATCCTGTTGGCGGTCATGGAAAAGGGGTTCGTAGATTGCTTGCCATGTACCAAGCCATTGGACTACAGAAGGTAAGCAGCAAGCTGTATCCAGGCGGCAGACATGAAATGTTGAATGAAGTGAATCGGGAAGAAGTGATGTCGGATATTAGTGAGTGGCTGAATAGGCAGGTAGCTGCTCTTCGGAGGGGAAACGATAGTACGATGAAACAACGGTAG
- the cysT gene encoding sulfate ABC transporter permease subunit CysT has protein sequence MGNKVFKATVRSVLIGYLIVLLLIPIGSIYMKGFSLGWDPFWKEVTGPLALKSILLTVKLSIISTIIEAIIGTIIAYVLVRYTFRGKSILNSMVDLPFSLPTSVAGLMFLTLLGPSSPLGVWLDHFGIKLLYNQTAVVIGLVFVTFPFVIRTVQPLLEQLDPAEEQASFTLGAGKFYTFLRIVFPAIFPGIIAGSMLAFSRSLAEFGAISLISGNLPGKTMVASVYIYGETQNFNPEGAAAISIVLLTLSVLILWLINVLTRGKGRLA, from the coding sequence GTGGGAAATAAGGTGTTTAAAGCTACGGTTCGATCTGTGCTTATTGGCTATCTGATTGTACTTCTGCTTATCCCGATTGGATCCATTTATATGAAAGGATTTTCATTAGGATGGGACCCCTTCTGGAAAGAAGTCACAGGACCGCTAGCCTTGAAATCGATTTTGCTTACAGTTAAGCTCAGTATTATCTCTACTATTATTGAAGCGATTATTGGAACCATCATTGCTTATGTCCTTGTCAGATATACATTCCGAGGCAAAAGCATTCTGAACAGCATGGTTGATCTTCCCTTCTCGCTGCCAACTTCCGTTGCTGGGCTAATGTTCCTTACCCTACTAGGACCTTCAAGTCCACTAGGTGTTTGGCTGGATCATTTTGGCATCAAGCTGCTTTATAATCAGACAGCTGTTGTCATCGGACTTGTCTTCGTGACATTCCCATTCGTTATCCGGACCGTTCAGCCACTATTGGAACAGCTCGATCCCGCTGAAGAACAAGCAAGCTTTACGCTGGGTGCAGGTAAATTTTACACGTTCCTGCGAATTGTATTCCCTGCCATTTTCCCCGGTATTATCGCCGGCAGTATGCTCGCATTTTCACGATCGTTAGCCGAGTTTGGGGCCATCTCCTTAATTTCCGGTAATTTGCCGGGCAAAACAATGGTCGCCTCGGTCTATATATATGGTGAAACACAGAACTTCAATCCCGAAGGCGCAGCCGCCATTTCGATCGTACTCCTTACATTGTCCGTCCTGATTCTATGGCTGATCAATGTATTGACTCGCGGAAAGGGGCGACTGGCATGA
- a CDS encoding sulfate ABC transporter substrate-binding protein: MKNFKSLGLITATLFTASIALTACGSGTSTKTASSPAPSAAATTAATAAASTTPKADGGKVTITLGAYSIVKDSFDQIIPKFKEEWKKKTGQTVEFQESYVASGSQATAIIQGFEADIAPLSLEGDIQKIVEKGLITHDWKNNKYKGFITGSIAAIGVREGNPKGIKDWADLTKPGVEVLIPNPSTSGGAKWDINAVYGAGLKASEAAGKQDPAAAKDLLAKIYKNIKVLDKSGADSLTTFDKGVGDAIITYENELVARIQSGKKYVEVIPQYTTSIENPVALIDKYVDKHGNREVVQAFLDFLYTPDAQKVFADKGFRSVLPEVAKLYEKNYTTPAGLFNIEYLGGWDKVNKELYGKGAIWETILAEGGAK, encoded by the coding sequence ATGAAAAATTTCAAATCTCTAGGCTTAATCACAGCAACATTATTTACAGCGAGCATTGCCCTTACAGCTTGCGGCTCAGGCACAAGCACCAAAACGGCAAGCAGCCCTGCTCCGTCAGCAGCAGCAACAACTGCGGCTACAGCAGCGGCAAGTACGACACCCAAAGCAGATGGCGGTAAAGTAACCATCACACTTGGCGCTTATTCCATTGTGAAAGATTCATTCGATCAAATCATTCCTAAATTTAAAGAAGAGTGGAAAAAGAAAACCGGCCAAACCGTAGAATTCCAAGAATCCTATGTCGCATCAGGTTCGCAAGCAACCGCGATTATCCAAGGTTTTGAAGCTGACATTGCCCCTCTCTCTCTCGAAGGAGATATCCAAAAAATCGTGGAAAAAGGCTTAATCACCCATGATTGGAAAAATAATAAATACAAAGGCTTCATCACTGGCTCGATCGCTGCAATTGGCGTACGTGAAGGGAATCCGAAAGGCATTAAAGACTGGGCTGATTTAACAAAACCAGGCGTTGAAGTGCTGATTCCAAACCCAAGCACATCCGGCGGAGCCAAATGGGATATCAATGCCGTGTATGGCGCAGGTTTGAAAGCTTCCGAAGCCGCTGGAAAACAAGACCCTGCCGCAGCCAAAGATCTGCTGGCTAAAATTTATAAAAACATTAAAGTATTGGATAAAAGTGGAGCTGACTCCCTTACAACCTTCGATAAAGGTGTAGGCGATGCTATCATCACGTATGAAAATGAACTAGTCGCTCGTATTCAATCCGGCAAAAAATATGTAGAAGTCATCCCGCAGTACACGACATCCATTGAAAATCCAGTAGCTCTCATTGATAAATATGTAGATAAACACGGAAATCGTGAAGTCGTTCAAGCATTCCTTGATTTCCTGTATACACCTGATGCACAAAAAGTATTCGCAGACAAAGGCTTCCGTTCCGTACTTCCAGAGGTAGCTAAGCTATATGAGAAAAACTATACGACACCTGCTGGTTTGTTCAACATTGAATACCTCGGCGGTTGGGATAAAGTGAACAAAGAGCTTTATGGCAAAGGCGCAATCTGGGAAACCATCCTAGCTGAAGGCGGCGCGAAGTAA
- a CDS encoding YezD family protein: MAKPLELDDVWVDRIKQMLNGLEYGSVQIVVHDGKIAQIDKTERKRFDASSQQSSQLQAVKAVKQTSKG; the protein is encoded by the coding sequence ATGGCGAAACCATTGGAGTTAGATGATGTTTGGGTGGACAGAATTAAGCAAATGCTAAATGGGTTAGAATACGGCTCCGTTCAAATTGTGGTCCATGATGGGAAGATTGCCCAAATTGATAAGACAGAAAGAAAGCGATTTGATGCGTCATCTCAACAGTCATCACAGCTCCAGGCAGTGAAAGCAGTCAAGCAAACAAGTAAAGGATAG
- a CDS encoding sulfate ABC transporter permease subunit, translating to MRKVLITISFLVILLLIILPFLGIAFGAFEDGFQAFIDSLKRPEALHALKISAIIVVIVTLLNTIVGVYVSLAIVRGSWIARWLKPIINAIIDLPFAVSPIIVGLMVILIFGPNTALGAFMEDHHMKIVYAIPGMVLATMFITFPLMVREVVPLLEEIGTQSEEASATLGAGPWRTFIQITWPGIRWGVLYGLILTVARSLGEFGSILVVSGNIINQTQTATTLVYQDAEQFQLVAANSLAFVLGLISISILLTLEWLKRRSEHLRNQ from the coding sequence ATGAGAAAAGTTTTAATCACCATCTCATTTCTCGTTATTTTACTACTCATTATACTTCCGTTTCTGGGGATTGCCTTTGGCGCATTTGAAGATGGCTTTCAAGCCTTCATTGATTCGCTGAAGCGGCCAGAAGCTTTGCACGCTTTGAAAATTTCAGCCATTATCGTCGTCATCGTTACCCTTCTTAATACCATAGTAGGCGTATATGTTTCCTTAGCTATCGTTCGCGGCTCTTGGATTGCCCGTTGGTTAAAACCCATCATTAACGCAATCATTGATTTACCTTTTGCCGTCTCACCTATCATTGTCGGTTTAATGGTTATTTTAATCTTCGGACCGAATACGGCATTAGGCGCTTTTATGGAAGATCATCATATGAAAATCGTTTATGCCATTCCCGGCATGGTTCTGGCCACGATGTTTATCACGTTCCCTTTAATGGTTCGCGAAGTTGTGCCTTTGCTTGAAGAAATCGGCACCCAATCGGAAGAAGCTTCTGCCACATTAGGCGCTGGTCCTTGGCGAACATTCATTCAAATCACATGGCCAGGTATCCGCTGGGGCGTTCTCTACGGGCTCATTCTTACCGTGGCAAGATCGCTGGGCGAGTTCGGTTCCATACTGGTCGTTTCCGGCAACATTATCAATCAAACGCAAACCGCTACAACACTTGTCTATCAAGATGCTGAACAATTCCAACTCGTTGCAGCCAACAGCTTGGCATTCGTTCTGGGACTCATCTCCATTTCAATTCTACTGACACTTGAATGGTTAAAAAGAAGAAGCGAGCATTTGCGGAATCAATAA
- a CDS encoding DUF4395 domain-containing protein yields the protein MKEIPMAYVKANQTGIVVGVLLAFAFQLPWLVALLWAIQVVGLIGGGKWNLFVTISKPFLLTKGKETQATELTKFNNALAVIFLTFSVAAFALGWNIAGYIFTGFLLLAAGAALLGYCIGCTIYYQYKIRFR from the coding sequence ATGAAAGAGATCCCAATGGCTTACGTGAAAGCGAATCAAACCGGTATTGTGGTTGGTGTATTGCTCGCATTTGCTTTTCAACTACCTTGGTTGGTGGCCTTGCTATGGGCCATTCAGGTTGTGGGACTGATAGGGGGCGGGAAGTGGAATCTGTTTGTCACGATTTCGAAGCCATTTCTATTGACGAAGGGCAAAGAAACACAGGCAACGGAGTTAACGAAGTTTAACAATGCCTTGGCAGTTATCTTCCTTACCTTCTCAGTGGCAGCATTTGCGCTAGGGTGGAATATTGCAGGGTATATCTTCACAGGTTTCCTCCTTTTAGCCGCGGGAGCTGCGCTCCTGGGCTACTGCATTGGCTGCACGATTTATTACCAGTACAAAATTAGATTCCGATAA
- a CDS encoding ATP-binding cassette domain-containing protein codes for MSSKLGGIHLNIRNVNKAFGSTQVLSGIDLNIRQGEFVAIVGRSGCGKSTLLRLIAGLDEATSGAILLDAQSIQGVHEDTRVLFQEHRLLPWKKNIDNVRIGVKSGDKEIAYRALQQVGLEHKQDDWPSVLSGGQRQRVALARALAGNPRLLLLDEPLGALDALTRIEMQQLIEQLWLEQQFTVLLVTHDVSEAVALADRVIIIEEGKIGLDLKISLARPREHDSGFAYFEKTILDRLLVKKPYEQARISAVEAFSI; via the coding sequence ATGAGCAGTAAACTTGGAGGAATTCATCTCAATATACGCAATGTCAATAAAGCATTTGGATCTACTCAAGTATTGTCCGGCATTGATTTGAACATCAGACAAGGAGAATTTGTTGCTATTGTTGGCCGCAGCGGCTGCGGCAAGAGCACGCTGCTGCGTTTGATCGCAGGATTGGACGAAGCTACAAGTGGTGCTATTCTGCTCGATGCCCAATCGATTCAGGGCGTTCATGAAGACACCAGGGTGTTATTCCAGGAACATCGATTGCTCCCGTGGAAAAAGAATATCGATAACGTCCGGATTGGTGTTAAGTCAGGTGATAAGGAAATTGCTTATCGAGCTTTGCAGCAGGTTGGCCTTGAACACAAGCAAGATGATTGGCCTTCTGTGCTTTCTGGCGGTCAAAGACAGAGAGTAGCCCTAGCTCGCGCATTGGCTGGCAATCCAAGGTTATTGCTGCTGGATGAACCGTTGGGTGCGTTGGATGCTTTGACACGGATCGAAATGCAGCAGCTCATCGAACAGCTCTGGCTAGAGCAGCAATTTACTGTTTTGTTAGTCACGCATGATGTGAGTGAGGCTGTTGCACTGGCGGATCGCGTAATCATTATTGAAGAAGGGAAAATAGGGTTGGATTTGAAAATATCACTGGCTAGGCCCAGAGAACATGATAGCGGTTTCGCTTATTTTGAGAAAACGATCTTGGATCGCTTGTTAGTTAAGAAACCGTATGAACAAGCGCGAATATCAGCTGTAGAAGCATTTTCAATTTAA